One genomic segment of Naumovozyma castellii chromosome 7, complete genome includes these proteins:
- the NCAS0G00850 gene encoding uncharacterized protein (ancestral locus Anc_5.609) has protein sequence MAKDQQEEALRSIYRHIYLPNSKDPVGKPVHLWEPCVSFNTVPSSSSEKEYPDLDFEGVTMPSMKRQPFYYHEYPSNSQLCSSKNPKRQKSMNEMFKMAQGGKIVRVDYPSRPMVDNEAMIMTKKQPLWRKKWRERKKIIEARRKCDGDSVFKYRFILFPHEEKQKEGKGSGGTLKKRYMGLSNNSSHSSSKTDVKLKEQKRQKEVINLKIGDTNLPRTIVCHISGRRHTWVALDWLFKELVQDTDHVVILANLPRMVCRSKVAPDTKKIIQDEPKLLEEEWTSGYSENLVASRIARILEYISLILPVDKSIKITVEIAIGKTKKVLIDAINIYTPNLFVFGTLKWSKTENLISYKSNILMDTFCVHYPIPTFIVPARRMSKFELSLQEQFANCEQQKSFKKNNHVDKVNKNQQSIMLAVQSQDSLTAGYESSTETDSLDSVEKTSDDKDDNESVDTLRSYSNQTGTRANLCNIARDYRHSMLKELNTLEANKKKLTNQERQLGKLDIIIKASIRLVLKTDEIDEQSIATNNKDYMNLKTTITGGKSRSQSRPRSMLDVNGYDPRAETKQSELGATLYQSRGSSQIRFAGNVNPKDGKSALGTIKKPQSGGASIPSSKYISDYSYNDVIPLRKIKSTGGLHPRKSSESTRSTASSKSVGEKTKPKSGGFLSLFKGSNNSSKSDRSSRRGSTSSSNGDKDSKGSSRRVSRLFGIGKG, from the coding sequence TTTGAAGGGGTCACTATGCCCAGTATGAAGAGACAGCCATTTTATTATCATGAATACCCCTCTAATTCACAATTATGCTCAAGTAAGAACCCAAAGAGACAGaaatcaatgaatgaaatGTTTAAGATGGCTCAGGGTGGAAAAATTGTGAGGGTGGATTACCCTAGTAGACCAATGGTGGATAATGAAGCTATGATAATGACAAAGAAACAGCCCCTTTGGAGGAAAAAATGgagagaaagaaagaaaattataGAAGCTAGAAGGAAATGTGACGGAGATTCAGTTTTCAAATATAGGTTTATCTTGTTTCCGCATGAGgaaaaacaaaaggaaGGGAAAGGCTCAGGAGGTACTCTTAAAAAAAGGTATATGGGCCTCAGTAATAATTCATCGCATTCTAGTTCAAAAACAGATGTTAAACTAAAAGAACAGAAAAGACAAAAGGAAgttatcaatttgaaaattggtGATACGAACTTACCAAGGACAATAGTGTGTCATATAAGTGGGAGAAGACACACTTGGGTAGCCTTAGATTGGCTTTTTAAAGAACTAGTTCAAGACACAGATCATGTAGTAATCTTAGCAAATTTGCCGAGAATGGTATGTCGTTCAAAAGTTGCCCCAGatacaaaaaaaattattcaagatgAACCTAAACTATTAGAGGAAGAATGGACTTCAGGTTATTCAGAAAACTTGGTGGCCAGTAGAATTGCAAGAATTCTTGAATACATCTCATTAATTTTACCCGTGGATAAATCAATAAAGATAACTGTGGAAATTGCCATAGGAAAGACTAAAAAAGTTTTAATAGATgcaattaatatttatacaccaaatttatttgtatttggAACTTTGAAGTGGTCCAAAACggaaaatttaatatcttataaatcaaatatattaatggaCACTTTTTGTGttcattatccaattcCAACTTTTATCGTTCCTGCAAGAAGAATgtccaaatttgaattatccTTACAGGAGCAGTTCGCTAATTGCGAACAACAAAAgtctttcaaaaaaaacAATCATGTTGATaaagtaaataaaaatcAACAATCCATCATGTTGGCTGTTCAATCACAGGATTCATTAACAGCGGGCTACGAATCAAGTACAGAAACTGACTCCCTGGATAGTGTTGAAAAGACGAGTGACGATAAAGATGATAACGAAAGTGTGGATACATTACGATCATATTCTAATCAAACTGGAACTAGGGCAAATTTATGTAATATTGCCAGGGATTATCGACACTCAATGttaaaagaattaaatacATTGGAAgcaaataaaaagaaattgacAAATCAAGAAAGGCAACTGGGAAAATTGGATATTATAATTAAAGCATCCATTAGATTAGTATTGAAAACTGATGAAATAGATGAGCAAAGCATTGCaactaataataaagattatatgaatttgaaaaccaCAATCACAGGTGGTAAATCACGCTCACAGTCAAGACCAAGGTCAATGCTTGATGTAAATGGTTATGATCCTCGAGCTGAAACAAAACAGTCAGAACTTGGTGCAACTTTGTATCAAAGTAGAGGCAGTTCGCAAATTAGATTCGCAGGTAATGTTAATCCAAAGGATGGTAAAAGTGCATTAGGAACTATAAAGAAACCACAATCAGGTGGCGCTTCCATTCCCTCTTCTAAGTATATTTCCGATTATAGTTATAATGATGTTATACCATTGCGTAAAATCAAAAGTACAGGTGGTCTTCATCCAAGAAAATCATCTGAATCTACCCGAAGTACTGCCTCTTCAAAATCTGTTGGGGAGAAGACCAAACCAAAATCAGGTGGATTCTTATCTCTTTTCAAAGGTAGTAATAATAGTAGTAAAAGTGATAGGTCAAGTAGAAGGGGAAGCACAAGTAGTAGCAATGGTGACAAGGATTCCAAAGGGTCTTCAAGACGAGTAAGTAGATTATTTGGGATTGGAAAGGGTTAG
- the HSP10 gene encoding Hsp10p (ancestral locus Anc_5.607), translated as MATILKSARSIVPLMDRVLVQRVKAEAKTASGILLPEKNVEKLNQAKVLAVGPGFTDANGNKVVPQVKIGDQVLIPQYGGSAIKLSGDDEVVLFRDSEILAKINDA; from the coding sequence atGGCTACCATATTGAAATCTGCAAGATCTATTGTCCCTTTGATGGATCGTGTTCTAGTGCAAAGAGTCAAGGCTGAAGCCAAGACTGCCTCCGGTATCCTATTACCTGAAAAGAATGTCGAAAAATTAAACCAAGCAAAGGTGCTAGCCGTTGGTCCAGGTTTTACTGACGCAAATGGTAACAAGGTGGTTCCACAAGTCAAGATTGGTGATCAAGTCTTGATCCCACAATATGGTGGATCCGCTATCAAATTAAGTGGTGACGATGAAGTCGTGTTGTTTAGAGACTCTGAGATTTTAGCTAAGATCAATGATGCTTAG
- the MCO10 gene encoding Mco10p (ancestral locus Anc_5.606), translating to MSQGYKILGRTVKPHILAVATVATSAGVVAYFSRKSPEPSKPVESAGPTSSGKSINDEFNIEEALNDYLKEDGDKILKK from the coding sequence ATGTCTCAAGGTTATAAGATCCTCGGTCGAACAGTTAAGCCTCATATCCTAGCTGTCGCAACAGTCGCAACTAGTGCAGGGGTGGTTGCTTATTTTAGTAGGAAATCACCAGAACCTTCTAAACCAGTAGAAAGTGCGGGACCTACAAGCAGTGGCAAGAGCATCAATGATGAGTTTAATATTGAGGAAGCGTTAAACGATTATTTGAAGGAGGATGGTgacaaaatattaaaaaaatag